The DNA segment GGAATTTACTTTCCAATTGAAAAATCCGATTTAGTTGATACGATGAAATTTTATTCTTTTACCTTGACTTTTGATTTTTAAGATTCATTCTTTAAAAAGGATTAAAATTTATCAGGAAAACTCGATGCAGAACATATCCATCAAAACTTGTTTCATTCTTTTTATTACATTGATTACGATTGAAAATTGTCTTTACACAAATGTAAAAACTCCGGGTTGGTTCTACTCACAAAGTTATGCGGATGTCCGCGGCATGGAACCTGTGGGAAAACTCTCTGGACAATCCTGCGGAGAAGGTTGGCTGTGGCTAGTATATACGGGAGATGAAAGTTATGAAGCCGCGGTTCAAAACGCAATCCAAGATAAGGCGGATCTACTTTTCGACGTTCAAACAGACTATTATGTAAAATCACTTTTATTCAATCTATACTTTTATAAATGTACGCGTGTAAGTGGAATCGGCGTCAAACTTCCGCAGAGATTGATGAAAAAAGAATAAGGTCGTACGATGAATCGTATTGTTTCTTTTACAATCTTACTTTTGTTACTTGGATCCTTTACTGCGAACTGTGTTTTACCCATAGGAAGCAAACGCGCCTTGGTCCGAAGAAATCCGATGCCGTATCCCACAGACCCGCTTTCGTCTGTGTCGAATCGTGTATCCATTACGGGTATCTATTTTAGGGATCCATCGATCCACATCGGAAGCGCTTCCACTCGATTGAATGTATTCGGCTTTGACGGTTTTATCCACTCTACCTCTTCCCTTCCGCATAAGGATATGTTTCACGGATCTTTGGACGATTGGGATTGGTCCAAACATAGAATCATACGATTTGAAGGGCAAAGCCAAGGATGTCAAAGAGGAGTGACACTGATTTTACCGCTAAGACAAGGCGAACAGGAAACCTTAGTTCCGATTTCGTTTGTTTTTGGAAAAAGCAGTTTTTATGATGAGTTAAAACAAGAGATGGAAAAAAACAAGATCAAAGCGCTGTTTGACTCCAAACTAGACATCGAACAGACCTCTTTTCTGTTTTGGCTAGTGCAGAAAAAATGCATTCGATTTAAAAGTTATGCTATCCAGGAATTTTAAGAGGGTATTTTTTAAATTCGTATGACAGGAAAACAAAAAACGATTCTGGTTTTTTCGGCTCTTTGCGGATTTTTCGGTGTTGCGTTAGGCGCTTTTGGGGCTCACGCACTCAAAACAATCATCAGTCCCGAACTACTCGTAATCTATGAAACCGGAAATCGATATCATTTGATTCACAGTATTCCGCCTTTGATCTTAGCTCTCACCGGATTTGTAAATACGGCTAAATTTGCTTGGATCGCTTCGATTCTGTTTCTTGCGGGAATTTTAATTTTCTCAGGATCGCTGTATTTGCTGGCGTTGACTGGAGTGAAAATTTTAGGTGCGATCACTCCGATCGGAGGAATCGCATTTTTAACGGCCTGGCTTTTGCTTGGATTGTCGGTAATCCAAACAAAAACAAACTAACGTTGAGTACCGTAATAGAAGTTTCCTTTTTTTTCGATTAACTTTCTTGTAATCAAACCTTCCGCAATAATTAGCAGCCCTTGAACGGCTGCTTGTTTTTTAGAAAGTTCGGCTTCCTTTTGCTCAGCCATTAGCTGATGAACGTATTCTCTGCGTTTCCCTTCCAAAACTCCCAGCATGGATCCGCAAACCTTACTGTCTCCGATCAAAAACGCCAAAGCCAGTGTCTGAGGAGGGGTTTCGTTGCAGAGATAGTAGAGAGCAAGATTATCAAAATAAGAAATCTCTTCAAAGGATTTTACTGTAAGTTCTTCTTTATCTTCCATGATTCATCGATTCCAATTCGATCAGTTTTTTTTCAAGATAGTTTACTAAGTGGGAAGAATCCGGACTTGAATCCGTAGCCGATCGAATCAGATCTTCAGCCGAATAAAATTTTCCTTTCCAATGGACATTCTTTCTGAGCCAACTGAGAAGAGAAGAAAAGTCTTTCTTTTCTACGACTTGCGTTTTAAAGTTCGGATTCTCATTGGAAAAAGCCTGGTAAAGCTGAGCAGAATAAATATTCCCCAAAGTATAAGTCGGGAAATAACCAAACGCCCCACCGCTCCAATGAACGTCCTGAAGAATTCCTTCCCGGTCTCCAGGAACTTCGATATCGAACATTTCTTTCATTTTGGAATTCCAAAGATCGGGAAGTTCAGAGACTTGAATTTTGCCGTTGATCAGCGCTCTCTCAATTTCAAAACGTAAAATGATATGAAGATTGTATGTGATCTGATCGGCTTCCACCCGAATCAAAGAAGGAGAAGACTGATTGATATAAGAAAAAAGTTTTGTAAAACTCAATTCCGATTCCTTTAACTCCAACGTGTTTAGAAAAATCGGATAATACATTTCCCAAAATTCTCTCGACCTGCCGACTTGATTTTCCCAGAGTCTGCTTTGAGATTCGTGAACTCCCAAGGAGACCGAATCATGCAAAGAAGAAGGCCCGCCTTGTATTTCGGAAATTCCCGCCTCATAGAGAGAATGTCCTGTTTCATGCAAAATACTGAATATAGAAGAAAGCGGATCCTTCAAATCGTATCGAGTGGTGATTCGCTTGTCCTTACCGCCGAGCGAAGTGGAAAACGGATGTTCGCTCGCATCCAGACGGGACATTTTTGGAGATAAACCAAGAATTTCAGGAAGATGTTCTCCCAGTTTTCTTTGGAGTGAAATCGGAATTTCTTTTGAAAACGGATTGAGAACTTTTTTGCCCCTGGCTACAAGAGGTTTTAGAGAATTTTTTAAATTGAAAAACAGATTTTCTAAATTCTCCGCTCTTTCACCCGGTTCATAACCTTCTAGTAAGGCATCGTATGCTTCGGTTTGATAGCCGTAACATTCGGTTTGTTTTTTAGAAAGTTCAACAATCTTGGAAAGAATCGGAGCAAAGTCCGAAAATCGATTTTCCTTTCTTGCTTTTGCCCAAATAGAGTGTGCCTTACTCGTGGTAACTGAAAATTCTTCGACAAGTTCTTGCGAAAGACAACGGGACCGATCCAAGTCCCTGAAAAGTTTTTCCAATTCGACTTTTCTTTCAGCTTGTCCCGGAAGCAATTTTTGCTCATTCTCTTCTCTCGCCCTTTGCGCGAGATTGTAGAATTTTTCACCGGCATATTTTGAATGAATCAAGCCGGAAAGAAAACCGATTTGATTTCCTCTTTCGTCCCTACCGTCCTCGGGCAAAGTAATTTCCGAATCCCAATGTAGCACATTCAGAATATTTTTGAGCGTGCAAATCTCCCGATAAGCTGCTCTGTATTCCGCAAAAGATTTTAGTTCAGTCCGAATCGAATCGGTAAAAAGGTTCTCATACTCTTTCATATCATTGGATAGTAAAAATTCTTCTTTTAGATTGACAAGTACCCTACCCACAAAAAAATGATTTTTGCACGATTTGCGGGCATGGTGTAATGGCTAGCACTGTAGCCTTCCAAGCTTCCAGTGAGGGTTCGAGTCCCTCTGCCCGCATAGTCTTCCTTTTTTTCAAAACAATCCTCAACATACAATCTGATAACTCGAACGCGAGTTCAGAAAAGCATTTGCAGCGACCCATAGAGAGCGTCGCAAATGCGTCCGAAGCACACGATGTGCTGAGGTCTGAACGAAGTGCCTCGGAGCAAAGTCGAGCACGATGCGAGACTGCGTAGAGGGCGAGTCCCTCTGCCCGCATAGTCTTCCTTTTTTTCAAAACAATCCTCAACATACAATCTGATAACTCGAACGCGAGTTCAGAAAAGCATTTGCAGCGACCCATAGAGAGCGTCGCAAATGCGTCCGAAGCACACGATGTGCTGAGGTCTGAACGAAGTGCCTCGGAGCAAAGTCGAGCACGATGCGAGACTGCGTAGAGGGCGAGTCCCTCTGCCCGCATAGTCTTCCTTTTTTTCAAAACAATCCTCAACATACAATCTGATAACTCGAACGCGAGCTTTGGTAAAGCGTTTCCAGCGATCCAGGTTCTAGTTTTCACTCGACAATTCGCTTGAGTTCAATAAATTACAGCCCAACTTCTGGAGAATCTAATGAACAGTCACCGTTTCCTTATCAGTTTATTTTTATCGGTTTTGATTCCGTTGAGCATAACAGCTCAGACCGAAACGATCAATCTGAGTATTTCCTCCTGGCCAAAGGATCTTTCTTCGGTGGATACGTTTCGCAATGAACAATCCATCACCCCTCAAGGCGCTCTCATTTCTTTAATCGCCGCTTTGGATCTCTATTCAAAAAATCGAGAAGAGGGTACAAACGCTCTCATTTTGATCGTGGATTCTTCTCATCTTTCTCAGAATACAAACGGGTATAAGGGTTTTTCTTTGAGTCGAAACCTGAGCGATCTGATCAAACGACAAATCGAACAACATCCATACCTAATCGGTTCGTATCTTCCGGGTTCTTCGACTTCCAACGGATATCTTCCGAATTCCGTACCTTATTCTTTTACGCTTACGGCAAACCGTTTTAGCGGTAGGGAAGAATCCGGAACTCGCAAACTTTTTATTCCCTCCTCAGGAGCGGATAGCCCAAGACCGGTAACTTTAAAACGGAACGCAAAAGGAGTATGGAAGGCTCATGAATTTTCAAGTCTTCTTGTCGGAATCAAAAAACCGGTTACTAAAAACGCCGCTGACGACTTATAAGTTTTCTAATCTAAACACCGGGTTTGGGGCTCATTCGAACAATCTAGTAATCGATTACCCGACTTTGACTTTCGAAATATTCCCCCAGGAGAAGGGGGTAGCGGAAAACGTTTTCAAAAGAATTTTAAAGTTTTTGAATGCACTACCGTTTGAAGCGAGGGGGAAGGCTTTCCCCCTTTAGAAATAAAGATTCAAAACGAAGGTCGCGACCAAATAGAATGTTGATGTCAAGATTTTTAACAGAGACTTTTATTTGGTCCGACAAACTATCCGATCGAAATTTGGGTTGATTCGGACTTCAAGTCCGAAATCGATTAAAATCACGGCAATACATCGATTTTCCAACCGATAGAAACTTTTGTGTTATGAGGATAAAACAAGAAATCGGATCCTTTTTGGAAAGGAGCCGATTTTAGATGGTATTGTTTCTATCCTTGGATAGAATTTTCCGATCGTTTGTTTTGGATCTCATTTAAGAAAACGATGTTTGTAGAATTGTTTTCTAAAATGCTATCGGCGAGGGTCTCCAACAGCCTTCCTATCTTTTTATTTTGGGAAAGATCCGGCTTACGGGAGATTTTGTCCGGTGTACTTTCCGGTTTATCTTCGTTCGCTCGGGAATGCAAGGGAATCCTCCAAAAGGGTGTAGGAAGAAAGATGGGTCCGATTTTCGAACCCGTCAAGCTCAATCCTTTGTTTCCACCGTAATTCCGGCGTGTTTTTCCAAATCCTTAATTCTTTTGGCCCATTTTTGAAAGTTGACGAGATTGTGAATATTGACCCGAACCTTCTGAAACTCAGGAAAAGTCAGACCGTAATCCCAACCCACAAAAATGTCCTTTTTCTTCGGTGAATTTCGGAGCGAGGTTCCGCCTGCGATGATCGTTCCCGCTGGGACGTGAAGGTGATCGGCAACCGCGCAGGCCCCTCCAATGATTACATCGTCTTCTACGATCGTACTTCCCGCGACTCCGCTTTGCCCTGCAATGATGATGTTTTTCCCGAGAACACAGTTGTGCGCAACGTGAACCATATTATCAAACTTGCAACCGTCTCCGACGATCGTATCCTCCAATCCGCCTCTGTCTATGGTACAGAGAGAACCGATTTCAACGTCATCGCCAATTCTTACGGTTCCGACTTGCGGAATCTTATTGTGGATCCCGTTTGCATAAACAAACTTAAACCCGTCTCCGCCGATGGAGCAGTTCCCGGAACAGTTAAATCTTTTTCCGATGATAACTCCGTGTTGAATCGAAGAGTTCGGTCCGATATGCGAATTTTCTCCAATTGTTACGTTACGCGAAATCTTTACTCCATCCTCGAGATAACATCCCGCGCCGATAACCGAATTTTCTCCGATAGTCACGTATTCGCCTATCGTAACTCCTTCTCCCAACTTCGCCGTCGGATGTAGGATCGCCGTGGAAGAAATTTTTCCAGAAGGGACATAAGGTGGATAGATACAATCTAAAACTTCCGCCAAACTTAGTTCCGGATTGGGAACGATAAGACATGGAATGGAAATTTCTTTTGCAAGTTCTTCCGTCGTTAAAATCACACTTGATAGAGTGTTTTTAACTTCGGATAACATTTTCTTATTAGAAAGAAAGCTAATGGCGGAAATCGCTCCCGGACGGATCGGAGTGACCTTATCGATCAGGACAGATTCGGGAGCGGTGGAATTTGCAATCTTTGATCCACTGATTTTTTTTGCAAGGTTAGAGAGCGTATATTGGGGCATAGTTCCCTCGTTTCGTTTTGGATTGATACACGGAGAATCGAGCATTCCTTGCAGTCACTCAAAAAATCATACAGAGAATGAAAGTTAGCGATTGAATTATAAAAATTATGCATTCTATGAGAATCGTTTCAAAATTTACGACAAAAAAGTTCGGCTCTTCTTTCTTCCGTCTTTTTGTGATAGGCATTCGCGTTTTGAAGCAGCCTCTAAATATCCCGTTTGACGAAATGCTCTCCCCTAAAACCATGTAGGAAAATTTGAAATATTCTTCATTTTAGGAATTGTACGCGCTCATGAAACCAATCAGAGAACCCCAGATCAATCTATTTAAAAAATCAAATCCGCTCAAGGCAAAGGTGGTCAGCAATACTCTACTGACTCCGGAACCTGGAACCGGAAAAAGACCCAAAAAAGAAGGGGAAGCTCTCGTTCATAGAATCACTCTTGCTCTGGATCATTCCGCTTATCCGTATGTGATCGGTCAGAGCGGAGGCGTGATTCCTCCAGGAGAAGATCCGGAGAAAAAAGCGAAGGGATTGGCGGACGCGGGTTATACCGTTAGACTTTACTCGATCGCCTCCCCAAGTTATTCTTTCGGAATGAAAGAGGACAACATCGAGTTTATCATCAAACGGGATAACGTTTATGATGAGAACGGAAATCTCCAACACAAAGGTGTTTGTTCGAATTATATTTGCGATCTGAAACCGGGTGACGAAGTTACAATGACCGGACCTTCCGGTAAAAAATTTCTTTTACCGATTACCGATTTTAGCGGAGACATCATGTTTCTGGCTACAGGAACCGGGATCGCTCCTTTTATCGGAATGAGCGAAGAACTTTTAGAGCACAAACTTATCAACTTTACCGGCAATATTACTCTTGTTTATGGTGCGCCTTATTCCGACGAACTTGTGTTAATGGATTATCTCAGAGGTTTAGAATCCAAGTTTAAAAATTTTAAACTGGTGACCGCAATTTCCAGAGAAGAGAAAAATCCTTTTGACGGTGGAAGAATGTATATTTCTCACAGAGTGCGCGAACAAGAAGAAGCTGTGAAAAAGATTCTGAACGGAGGCGGTCGTTTTTATATCTGCGGCGGTCCGAAAGGAATGGAAAAAGGAGTGATCGAGGAAATCCAAAAGATCGCGGGAAATAACGGAACTTACGAAGAATTCAAACATCACCTCGAAGGCGCTCATCAATTGTTCGTAGAAACATACTGAGATTCTTTCTTTTTTCTCAAACTAAGGCCGAAGGAAACTTTGTTTCTTTCGGTTTTTTATTTTAGATTCCTTCCGAATATTACTAAAAACGAATCGATGAAATTCGCATCCGTTGTTTATATTGGTATACGATTCTGTCTTTCGGCAAAATTAAAACCTAGCCTTGGGACAAAGATTTAAATTTTATTGGGAGAATCTGAAATGGGTGTGATCCGCGATGTAGATAAAGGTCGAGGAGAAGTGATTCGAGTCGAGGTATCCGAATATAAAGGAATAAAATATCTCAATCTTAGAGTTTGGTATACGGACAAAGACGGGGAAAAAAAACCCACACAAAAGGGAATCGCGATTCCTCCTGAACTCTACGACGAAATCCGAGAAGCAGTCATCGAAGCGGAGAGCGAAGTCAAAGGTTAATCTTTGATTGCGATGTAATTCAAAGATTTCTTTCTTGGATTACATCGCGGATAATCAAACGCCCGCTATCTTCCGTTTCCGCAACTCGTATGTGACTTTCCAGTCTTGTGATGGAAAAAACCTTTTTTACGGAATCTCTCAAATCG comes from the Leptospira sp. WS92.C1 genome and includes:
- a CDS encoding DUF423 domain-containing protein, which translates into the protein MTGKQKTILVFSALCGFFGVALGAFGAHALKTIISPELLVIYETGNRYHLIHSIPPLILALTGFVNTAKFAWIASILFLAGILIFSGSLYLLALTGVKILGAITPIGGIAFLTAWLLLGLSVIQTKTN
- a CDS encoding FAD-binding oxidoreductase — encoded protein: MKPIREPQINLFKKSNPLKAKVVSNTLLTPEPGTGKRPKKEGEALVHRITLALDHSAYPYVIGQSGGVIPPGEDPEKKAKGLADAGYTVRLYSIASPSYSFGMKEDNIEFIIKRDNVYDENGNLQHKGVCSNYICDLKPGDEVTMTGPSGKKFLLPITDFSGDIMFLATGTGIAPFIGMSEELLEHKLINFTGNITLVYGAPYSDELVLMDYLRGLESKFKNFKLVTAISREEKNPFDGGRMYISHRVREQEEAVKKILNGGGRFYICGGPKGMEKGVIEEIQKIAGNNGTYEEFKHHLEGAHQLFVETY
- a CDS encoding transcriptional coactivator p15/PC4 family protein, producing MGVIRDVDKGRGEVIRVEVSEYKGIKYLNLRVWYTDKDGEKKPTQKGIAIPPELYDEIREAVIEAESEVKG
- a CDS encoding carboxypeptidase M32, which translates into the protein MGRVLVNLKEEFLLSNDMKEYENLFTDSIRTELKSFAEYRAAYREICTLKNILNVLHWDSEITLPEDGRDERGNQIGFLSGLIHSKYAGEKFYNLAQRAREENEQKLLPGQAERKVELEKLFRDLDRSRCLSQELVEEFSVTTSKAHSIWAKARKENRFSDFAPILSKIVELSKKQTECYGYQTEAYDALLEGYEPGERAENLENLFFNLKNSLKPLVARGKKVLNPFSKEIPISLQRKLGEHLPEILGLSPKMSRLDASEHPFSTSLGGKDKRITTRYDLKDPLSSIFSILHETGHSLYEAGISEIQGGPSSLHDSVSLGVHESQSRLWENQVGRSREFWEMYYPIFLNTLELKESELSFTKLFSYINQSSPSLIRVEADQITYNLHIILRFEIERALINGKIQVSELPDLWNSKMKEMFDIEVPGDREGILQDVHWSGGAFGYFPTYTLGNIYSAQLYQAFSNENPNFKTQVVEKKDFSSLLSWLRKNVHWKGKFYSAEDLIRSATDSSPDSSHLVNYLEKKLIELESMNHGR
- the lpxD gene encoding UDP-3-O-(3-hydroxymyristoyl)glucosamine N-acyltransferase, producing MPQYTLSNLAKKISGSKIANSTAPESVLIDKVTPIRPGAISAISFLSNKKMLSEVKNTLSSVILTTEELAKEISIPCLIVPNPELSLAEVLDCIYPPYVPSGKISSTAILHPTAKLGEGVTIGEYVTIGENSVIGAGCYLEDGVKISRNVTIGENSHIGPNSSIQHGVIIGKRFNCSGNCSIGGDGFKFVYANGIHNKIPQVGTVRIGDDVEIGSLCTIDRGGLEDTIVGDGCKFDNMVHVAHNCVLGKNIIIAGQSGVAGSTIVEDDVIIGGACAVADHLHVPAGTIIAGGTSLRNSPKKKDIFVGWDYGLTFPEFQKVRVNIHNLVNFQKWAKRIKDLEKHAGITVETKD
- a CDS encoding TRL-like family protein — its product is MQNISIKTCFILFITLITIENCLYTNVKTPGWFYSQSYADVRGMEPVGKLSGQSCGEGWLWLVYTGDESYEAAVQNAIQDKADLLFDVQTDYYVKSLLFNLYFYKCTRVSGIGVKLPQRLMKKE